In Phocoena phocoena chromosome 3, mPhoPho1.1, whole genome shotgun sequence, a single window of DNA contains:
- the GARIN3 gene encoding Golgi-associated RAB2 interactor protein 3 has translation MSSEHFLPHYTANSYRSVGVLSTSMGDLQRQLYKGGEYDIFKYAPMFESDFIQISKKGEVIDLHNHVQMVTVGIASTSPLLPLPDVMLLARPTKACEEHVRYAQITKGRGREPVKTLELTRLLPLKFVKISIHDCEKQRLRLKLATGRTFYLQLCPSSDAREDLFFYWVKLVYLLRPPVESCSSTPTVQPGDSATIEDAKILVTTELHRERDQDKAGLHKLRDVSGATSCANVGGEGIHHAPHGSTAAVKSAEGSAAEMTTGQVAAETASRPGGGVAVSGVGAGPAGGAVSLAAAKSTGTSQVSMALAGATIRDPGESGSGKAIAGAANTSLEDTNLLLAGAASTSSTGADYPESSMSMVFAGAATTNKPAAGRAEGQVAAPLVSTLQSEDYMSERDGSQKVSRPRDEAWKEKKERREKKDKSSSRKSSHRRRTGESHRRTEGDKTQKSSSSWSLSGHGNSKDDKKEKGHSGTRSRRHSSHRSGSHSSSAKSRPANSSGTLSKKSSKIYSFFRSFRVIPGSKTMVTHDREVDFVAKTVEERNIEHKVEKAPVGQDLETFGTMTSEPMETIVIETKSI, from the exons ATGAGCAGTGAGCATTTTTTACCTCATTACACGGCCAACAGCTACCGTTCAGTAGGCGTGCTCAGTACCTCCATGGGAGACCTGCAACGACAACTGTACAAGGGAGGAGAGTATGACATTTTCAAGTATGCTCCCATGTTTGAAAGCGACTTTATCCAGATCAGCAAGAAAGGAGAGGTGATTGACCTACACAACCACGTCCAAATGGTGACTGTGGGCATCGCATccaccagccccctcctcccactaCCTGATGTCATGCTGCTGGCCCGGCCAACAAAAGCCTGTGAAGAGCATGTCAGATACGCCCAGATCACCAAGGGAAGAGGTCGCGAGCCCGTGAAGACCCTAGAGCTTACCAGGCTGCTTCCCTTGAAGTTTGTCAAGATCTCCATCCACGACTGTGAGAAGCAGCGGCTGCGCCTGAAGCTTGCCACCGGCCGTACTTTTTATCTGCAGCTGTGCCCCTCTTCCGATGCTCGAGAAGACCTCTTTTTCTATTGGGTAAAGCTTGTCTATCTCCTGAGACCACCGGTAGAGAGTTGCAGCAGTACCCCGACGGTCCAACCTGGAGATTCAGCGACTATAGAGGATGCCAAAATCCTAGTG ACCACAGAGCTCCACAGAGAAAGAGATCAGGATAAGGCTGGGCTTCACAAGCTTCGTGACGTGTCTGGAGCCACGTCTTGTGCTAATGTTGGGGGAGAGGGAATCCATCATGCCCCCCATGGCTCAACTGCAGCCGTGAAAAGTGCCGAAGGATCAGCTGCAGAGATGACCACGGGCCAGGTCGCAGCAGAGACAGCATCAAGACCTGGCGGAGGAGTGGCAGTCTCAGGGGTGGGAGCAGGCCCTGCAGGAGGCGCTGTGAGCTTGGCGGCAGCCAAGAGCACAGGCACCAGCCAGGTGAGCATGGCCCTGGCGGGAGCCACCATCAGGGATCCAGGAGAAAGCGGATCCGGCAAGGCCATTGCAGGTGCTGCCAACACATCCTTGGAGGACACGAACCTGCTCTTGGCGGGTGCTGCCAGCACATCCTCCACAGGGGCAGATTATCCAGAGAGCAGCATGAGCATGGTGTTTGCAGGTGCAGCCACGACCAACAAGCCTGCTGCTGGAAGAGCTGAAGGGCAGGTCGCAGCCCCCCTGGTCTCCACCTTGCAGAGCGAAGACTACATGTCTGAACGGGATGGAAGCCAGAAGGTCTCCCGCCCCAGGGATGAagcctggaaggaaaaaaaggaaagaagggaaaagaaggacAAGTCTTCATCTAGGAAAAGTTCCCATCGTCGCAGGACAGGTGAAAGTCACCGCAGGACAGAAGGGGACAAGACCCAGAAATCATCCTCCTCCTGGTCCTTATCCGGCCATGGAAACTCAAaagatgacaaaaaagaaaaagggcacaGTGGCACCAGGAGCAGAAGACACAGCTCTCACAGGAGTGGCAGCCACAGCTCCTCTGCCAAGAGCCGGCCCGCCAACAGTTCAGGGACTCTAAGTAAGAAATCCAGTAAGATCTATTCGTTTTTCAGGAGCTTCAGAGTCATTCCTGGTTCAAAAACAATGGTCACACATGACAGAGAGGTAGACTTCGTGGCTAAGACGGTAGAGGAGCGCAACATAGAGCACAAGGTGGAGAAAGCCCCAGTTGGCCAGGATCTGGAGACCTTTGGAACCATGACATCAGAGCCGATGGAGACCATCGTTATTGAAACCAAATCCATTTAA